The region CCGTCCCTGTGGCCCAGCGAAGTGCCAGGGGTCCCTGGGAAGGCGGGAGATGGGGAAGGGGCAGGGTGAGCGAAGAGGAGCAGGCTGCGTCTGCCCGCGGGCTGGGAAGCGGGGCTTCCGGGCCGCAGGGTCGCGGGGATGGGTGTGATGCAATCGCGCCACAGCCGCTGCGTCAAGGGGCGGCTCCGGGATGCGGGCACTGCGGTAGAGCCGGTcccgcccccgccgcccgccgcccgccgccgctAACCCCGCGGACAACCACCGTCCCCGGGACGACCACCCAGAGCCACCGGAGCCGCCTGACACCCGCCCCGAGGCACCGGTAACCCGCGGCACCCGCCCCGGGGCACGCCATGAAGTCGGCGGCGAGCTCGCGCGGGGGAGGTGGGGGCGGCCGCGGGGGCGGCGGCTGGGGCGGCTGGGGCGGGGGCCGAGGCggaggcggtggcggcggcggcggcggcggcgcgggcaAGGGCGGCGGGGGCGACGGCGGCGGCCAGGGGGGCAAGGGCGGCTTCGGGGCGCGGGCGCGCGGCTTCGGCGGGGGCGGCCGGGGCCGGGGGCGCGGCGGCGGCGACGGCAAGGATCGCGGCGGCGGCGGACAGCGGCGGGGCGGCGTGGCCAAGAGCAAGAGCCGCCGCAGGAAGGGCGCCATGGTGGTGTCGGTGGAGCCGCACCGGCACGAGGGCGTCTTCATCTACCGCGGGGCGGAGGACGCGCTGGTCACCCTGAACATGGTGCCGGGCCAGTCAGTGTACGGCGAGAGGCGCGTCACGGTGACCGAGGGCGGCGTGAAGCAGGAGTACCGCACGTGGAACCCGTTCCGCTCCAAGCTGGCCGCGGCCATCCTGGGCGGGGTGGACCAGATCCACATCAAGCCCAAGTCCAAGGTGTTGTACCTGGGCGCCGCGTCGGGCACCACCGTCTCCCATGTCTCCGACATCATTGGCCCAGACGGCCTGGTCTACGCCGTCGAGTTCTCCCACCGCGCCGGCCGCGATCTGGTCAACGTGGCCAAGAAGCGCACCAACATCATTCCGGTCCTGGAGGACGCGCGGCACCCGCTCAAATACCGCATGCTCATCGGGATGGTGGACGTGATCTTCGCCGACGTGGCCCAGCCGGACCAGTCCCGCATCGTGGCCCTGAACGCCCACACCTTCCTGCGCAATGGGGGCCACTTTCTCATCTCCATCAAGGCCAACTGCATCGACTCCACCGCATCCGCCGAGGCTGTGTTTGCTTCTGAGGTGAGGAAGTTGCAGCAAGAGAACTTGAAGCCTCAAGAGCAGCTGACCCTGGAGCCCTATGAGCGGGACCACGCTGTGGTGGTCGGGGTCTACCGGCCTCTTCCCAAGAGCAGCAGCAAGTAGCACCCAGCTCAGGCTCGCCTGCCATCTCCCCAAGCCTGCGTtgtgtttgctattattttctatgtgttttctttgtgagtgttttgttttgttgtttttctattaaACTGCATAAAGAAATGGCACCTATTTGTATGGTGATGCCAGGCTATGTTTTGCTGCAGTAACAATCAACCCCCAAATCCCAGTGACCTAAACCGGCTGGTATAAGGGGCCCATCAAGCAGTAGCCTGGGAGCTGTGCTCATTCTAATCACTCAGGTCCCCAACTACCCAGGGCCCCATTTTTACACATGCTCCCTCCATCCCTAGGGCAGAGGAAAGAGAGCTGGGGAATTGCTAATAAAAGCTTTTAAATGTCCCCTTGGGACTGATGGGGCACTTCTGCTCACATTTGGCCAAGTCACATGACCAAGCCTGACTGGGGAAAAACACTGAATATTGCTGGACAATAATACAGTCAAACACACCAATCATCTGACTCACAGCCAAAGTCTTAACCACAATAGGTTTTCAGTATTTTACTCTTCAACTAAGCCCTTTTGCATTCACTGTTAaagtgaataataaataaatgttaaatttattcctcacacCAGCCCTGGGATGGCTTTGTTAGCATTTGCATATTACATGTGAAGCAACAGGGCTTCTGAAGGTAAACTAGTTGCCCAAACTTACATAGCCAGTAAGGAGGTAGAACTTAAAATGCCAGTCTTCGGGGCTCTAAATCCATTGCTGTTTCCTCAGCACCAGGGGGATCTTGTCTCTGGTCCCCAACCCCTATGGCATGCGCACGGGGACACACTTAGAGCAGGGCCCTGTGACCTCATTGTGTTCTTTCACCCTCCCCTGTCCCCCGTGGGCTACCCCTTTGgtttcacaatagcaaaacaaGGTAGGGGGCACGATGTGGGTCTAGCTAGCAGACTGTCTCCACTACAGGGCATAACATACCCAAAGTGGTATCACCAAGTGTCTGCAGAACAGGCAGAAAAATGACTCCCAGAAAGTATCTGTCTTTGCAAGGCATGTCCTGCAGTTCCCAAGATGCTGGTCTCAGTACCTTGCAGTCTCTCTCCAAAGCAGCCCAAAGGGAAGGGAGAGTGGGTAATCCGAGGAAAGCTGAGAATGCCCCGAAGGCCCAGTAAATCCCTCCAAGCCAGACTTTAGGAAggcctttcattcattcatacatgcatacacactccCAATTGCCAAAAAGACCCACATCAACATTTAGTCTTTGAATGATTGCTCACTAATGTATCATTTGGAGGGTGGATTTGCCTTTCTAAAGATGTGCTTGGGCAGCAATTGTGGTTAGTCTGCTTTTTCTGAGGGCATACTTCTTGAACAACAACAAAGGATAAATcagacttttcattttattttattttatttattttatttgagacaggtcttgctctgtcgccaaggctggaatgcagtggcacaatcatggctcactgcagccttgaactcctaggcttaagtgatcttcctgcctctgcctaccacacctggctaattaaaaaaaaaaatgtttgtggaGAAACagtgtctcgctttgttgccgaggctggtcttgaactccttgcttcaagaaatcctcctgcctcagactcccacactgggattagaggcgtgagctaTGGCACCTGGTCCAAATCAGACTTTTGAAAAGGCGCTACCACTTTTTCACCACTCCCCCATCCTACCCCACCCCAAAATTCAGAAAGGGAATTACAGTTCAGATGTATTAGCAAGACTGACTCAGGAAGAAGAGAGTGAATGGGGTACATGTCTATTTCCATAAACAATGGAAATATTCATTACAACCCTGCAAAGCCAGGATCACTTTTCGTATTTAGCATATAAGAACACTGCAGTTCAGAGATGACAGTGCCTGGTTTAAGATCCCCTAGAAAGCCTCACAGCCAGAAATCACAGCCTTGTTAGTCTGACTCCAAAATCTATGTCATTTTCACTGAAGTCTGTGCTGGTTCTGTTGCCTTGAAAAGCCCTCTCTCCAATCCTAGGCTAATTTATTAGTTGCTGTGATGAAGCCCTGAGGCTGGGGTGGACTCCCTGGGAACAGAAACTGTTTCCTCACTAGGGGAAGACAGAAGCAGCTGGGCACTCAGGAGGGAGGGGCTCTGCAGCAGCTGAGGCCCAGGACCCAGCCCCTCCTCAGAGCCAGATGGGCTCCATAAAGGAGCTCTTGATTGCTCCTTAGAGGTTTCTCCCCCCAGCATGGGGGATGAAGCAGGGGAAACTCTTTCCTTGGCGTGGGAACTCCCATTCCCTGCCCCTCCTGCCCCAAGTGAAATTTACAGTCATGTCTGAAGCTTCTCAAAGAGGGAACCATTCATGAGGAAATGGCAACAAAACAATCTCCTGAAGAATTTCCCTGCATTGCAGACGAGTTCCTGAGCCAATGGAATGACATGGTGAGTACCAGAAGAAATACAGGAATAAGGGCCAAGGGAATACAGGAAGGGAGTTGGAACCTGGTTTTAGAGGATGAAGGCAGGGGAAAGAATGGGACTATAGtcggagcacagtggctcacgcctgtaatcccagcactctgggaggccgaggcgcgtggATAACTTGAGTCCTTgagttgagactagcctggtcaacatacgaaaccccatctctactaaaaatataaaaaatagctggtggcaggcacctgtaatcccagcttctcgggaggctgaggcagaagaattgcttgaacctaggaggcggaggttgcaatgagccaagaatgcaccactgcactccagcctgggcgacagagtgagactcaagtctcttaaaaaaaaaaaaaaaaaaaaaaagtttaaaatgggcccagcgcagtggctcaggcctgtaatcccagcacttagggaggctgaggcaggagaatcgcttgaacccacaaaagtggaggttgcagtgagctgtgatcacaccactgcactccagcctgggcaacagagcgagacactgtctcaaaataaataaataaacaaacaaataaataaaagtttacatAAATGCCAGGGGTTGCCTTGGAGTCAGGGGGGTGGGGAACACACTTAGCAAGTCTTCTGAGGGGACTGCCCTGTGCTGGGAGCTGGGGGGAGCTTGCCACTGAGTTTCAGAGTCAGCTGCTCCATCCTGAGCCACAGGAGAGGACTCAACCCAAGCATCAGTGAGTG is a window of Pongo pygmaeus isolate AG05252 chromosome 4, NHGRI_mPonPyg2-v2.0_pri, whole genome shotgun sequence DNA encoding:
- the FBLL1 gene encoding rRNA/tRNA 2'-O-methyltransferase fibrillarin-like protein 1; protein product: MKSAASSRGGGGGGRGGGGWGGWGGGRGGGGGGGGGGGAGKGGGGDGGGQGGKGGFGARARGFGGGGRGRGRGGGDGKDRGGGGQRRGGVAKSKSRRRKGAMVVSVEPHRHEGVFIYRGAEDALVTLNMVPGQSVYGERRVTVTEGGVKQEYRTWNPFRSKLAAAILGGVDQIHIKPKSKVLYLGAASGTTVSHVSDIIGPDGLVYAVEFSHRAGRDLVNVAKKRTNIIPVLEDARHPLKYRMLIGMVDVIFADVAQPDQSRIVALNAHTFLRNGGHFLISIKANCIDSTASAEAVFASEVRKLQQENLKPQEQLTLEPYERDHAVVVGVYRPLPKSSSK